A genomic region of Alicyclobacillus sp. SO9 contains the following coding sequences:
- the spoIIE gene encoding stage II sporulation protein E: MDGSQYASEQSIPVLTANKASKRKMKVQVVFRALLLLLISWLLGRATIGHVISPFALAFFAVSTEVFGVKRSWPVWAAVAGTYGTYGFGQALTLLFEFTLYLLLRKALFRKSKPDLHWMPFLAGLIDIVSRLVASHQSWSRYHVFLSLAEGALVAVLSLIFLQCMPLFNLRKSQNRLRTDQLLSITIFVGSVMTGLTGMVFHNVSALAVGTDVIVMVMAAAGGVGVSATVGIVVGVLAMLDHSLTLSQVAILGFAGMLSGALKETGRMFIALAFAGSEAALTITLHTSWSAVAGTIGAALVAGVLLNTIPSQSLSRLAEFIPGTYEHNQTEKQSIKRVRKLLQEKITEISKVFDELSVTFAETESSDWIASRKLVDETISESVRQVCTGCPLRSKCWDQEGLATYQALMETISRFEESKTGYRAATQELKDRCVRLDPMLNVLRRNADLSERDAKWLKKVNEQAGLVSAQLSGVASVIRSVAHHVERETEASLAGEEEILASLEQLGLYVDNVRIVNLDPGKVEIEVTQPSQGAYENSVRMIAPLLSGIVGENIGVAQVETSDGGPCTSVFTSARLYDVKAAVSTVARDGRLVSGDSHASLDLGNGRFALAVSDGMGNGERAHRESNDALELLKRLLQTGFDQQLAVKTVNSTLLLRSRDEIFTTLDMALIDLYSAQAEFLKIGSAPSFIKRNQEVRSITGASVPIGILQEIEVQSIDEQLQGGDLLILLSDGVYDAAKHVYNQEDWLKRQIEKLETNDPQEIADTLIETAVRVNHGQILDDMTVLVAVIDEHQPEWAAIRVPGVVGLRQQNPSRKERGA, translated from the coding sequence ATGGACGGGTCACAGTATGCTTCGGAACAATCAATACCAGTACTCACTGCTAATAAAGCATCGAAGCGCAAAATGAAAGTACAAGTCGTTTTTCGTGCTTTGTTACTGCTCTTAATCAGTTGGTTGCTTGGAAGGGCAACTATTGGACACGTGATTTCGCCCTTTGCGTTGGCTTTCTTTGCTGTCTCAACGGAGGTATTTGGCGTGAAGCGCAGCTGGCCAGTGTGGGCTGCCGTAGCAGGAACCTATGGAACTTATGGCTTTGGACAGGCATTGACGTTGCTGTTCGAATTTACGTTGTATTTGCTGCTAAGAAAGGCGCTGTTTCGAAAATCCAAACCCGATTTGCATTGGATGCCGTTTCTGGCGGGCTTGATTGACATTGTCTCCCGGTTGGTCGCAAGTCACCAATCGTGGAGTCGTTATCATGTGTTTCTTTCGTTGGCCGAAGGCGCTCTCGTCGCTGTTCTCTCGCTTATATTCCTGCAATGTATGCCCTTATTCAATCTGCGTAAGTCTCAAAATCGCTTGCGCACGGACCAACTTCTCAGTATTACGATTTTCGTGGGCTCAGTCATGACCGGGCTGACGGGTATGGTTTTTCATAACGTATCGGCACTGGCCGTTGGTACAGATGTCATTGTTATGGTGATGGCTGCAGCAGGCGGAGTCGGCGTCTCTGCCACCGTCGGCATTGTTGTTGGTGTTCTCGCTATGCTTGACCACTCTCTGACATTGTCGCAAGTAGCCATCCTGGGTTTCGCAGGGATGTTGTCGGGCGCGCTCAAGGAAACTGGACGCATGTTCATCGCACTGGCGTTTGCCGGAAGTGAAGCCGCTCTTACTATCACCCTTCACACAAGTTGGAGCGCAGTGGCAGGAACCATTGGTGCGGCGCTGGTCGCGGGAGTGCTTTTAAACACGATTCCGTCGCAGTCACTATCTCGCTTAGCCGAATTTATCCCAGGTACATATGAACACAATCAAACTGAAAAACAGAGTATTAAGCGGGTTCGCAAACTGCTTCAAGAAAAGATAACGGAAATCAGTAAGGTCTTTGATGAACTCTCAGTAACATTTGCAGAAACCGAAAGCAGCGACTGGATAGCATCACGCAAGCTGGTGGATGAAACCATATCGGAATCTGTGCGCCAAGTCTGTACAGGCTGTCCACTTCGTTCAAAATGCTGGGACCAGGAAGGATTGGCAACTTACCAGGCTTTAATGGAAACAATCTCAAGGTTCGAAGAGAGCAAAACGGGATACCGGGCTGCAACGCAGGAATTGAAGGACAGATGCGTGCGTCTTGACCCAATGCTAAATGTACTTCGCCGCAATGCAGACCTGAGTGAACGGGATGCCAAGTGGTTGAAAAAGGTAAACGAACAGGCTGGGCTTGTATCTGCTCAGTTGTCCGGAGTCGCTTCTGTGATTCGGTCCGTCGCCCATCACGTTGAGCGGGAAACAGAAGCGTCTCTGGCAGGAGAAGAAGAAATACTTGCCTCACTGGAACAATTAGGACTGTACGTTGACAATGTTCGCATTGTCAATCTTGACCCTGGAAAAGTGGAAATCGAGGTGACGCAACCGTCACAGGGTGCCTATGAGAATTCTGTCCGTATGATAGCACCGCTGTTGTCCGGCATTGTCGGTGAGAACATCGGTGTTGCACAAGTGGAGACAAGTGATGGCGGTCCGTGTACAAGTGTTTTCACTTCAGCTCGTTTGTATGACGTGAAAGCAGCGGTCTCCACGGTCGCGAGGGACGGCAGACTGGTCTCGGGCGATAGTCATGCATCCCTGGATTTGGGCAACGGTCGCTTTGCTCTGGCCGTGAGTGACGGTATGGGCAATGGAGAACGAGCACATCGTGAATCCAACGATGCTTTAGAACTGTTGAAGCGACTTTTGCAGACGGGATTTGACCAGCAACTGGCTGTGAAAACTGTAAATTCCACTTTATTGCTAAGGTCCAGAGATGAAATCTTTACAACTTTGGATATGGCACTCATTGACCTGTATTCCGCGCAGGCCGAATTCTTGAAAATTGGCTCTGCTCCCAGCTTCATTAAACGCAATCAAGAAGTCAGATCCATAACCGGAGCAAGTGTACCAATTGGGATTTTGCAGGAAATTGAAGTGCAGTCTATCGACGAACAGTTGCAGGGGGGAGACCTCCTGATTCTTCTTTCCGACGGAGTTTACGACGCAGCCAAGCACGTCTACAACCAGGAAGACTGGTTGAAGCGCCAGATTGAAAAGCTAGAGACGAATGACCCTCAAGAGATTGCAGACACACTTATAGAGACCGCTGTTCGCGTCAATCACGGTCAAATTCTCGACGATATGACAGTGCTGGTGGCGGTCATCGATGAGCACCAACCGGAATGGGCAGCCATTCGTGTTCCGGGCGTGGTTGGACTGAGACAGCAAAATCCCAGTCGCAAGGAAAGAGGCGCGTAA
- a CDS encoding VWA domain-containing protein, with the protein MSDKQGTIRQILVITDGCSNVGDNPVQSAEQARKRGITVNVIGVVDKGDMGKQGKQEAMSVADAGGGMCRIVQPTEVSATAQMMTHQTMQMTLQDVVNQELLQVMGKTTEELPPAERSRVVQVVDKLEEEVNLRVVVAVDTSASMRDKLGTVREAIRDLSLSFQVRTGTSNVAVLIFPGSADEMVKTVHPFRSELDMKMLESMLIARGGTPTGPAIDYAVTLFSADDNKSDFPDRPWTEDWAASE; encoded by the coding sequence GTGTCTGACAAGCAGGGAACGATTCGGCAAATACTCGTGATTACAGACGGGTGTTCAAACGTAGGAGATAATCCTGTTCAGTCTGCGGAACAAGCGCGAAAAAGAGGTATTACAGTCAATGTCATCGGCGTCGTGGACAAAGGGGACATGGGAAAGCAAGGCAAGCAAGAAGCGATGTCTGTAGCTGATGCGGGCGGCGGTATGTGCCGGATTGTTCAGCCTACAGAAGTCTCTGCCACTGCGCAGATGATGACACATCAGACAATGCAGATGACGCTTCAGGACGTTGTCAACCAGGAACTGTTGCAAGTGATGGGGAAAACGACCGAAGAATTGCCTCCGGCGGAACGCTCGCGTGTTGTCCAGGTGGTCGACAAATTGGAGGAAGAAGTAAACCTTCGGGTTGTGGTCGCCGTAGATACCAGTGCAAGTATGCGGGATAAGTTGGGTACGGTACGAGAAGCTATACGTGACTTGTCTTTGTCATTTCAGGTTCGTACCGGCACGTCGAATGTAGCTGTCTTAATTTTCCCGGGCTCTGCTGATGAAATGGTAAAAACGGTACACCCGTTTCGCTCAGAACTTGATATGAAGATGCTTGAGTCAATGTTGATTGCACGAGGCGGAACACCCACCGGACCTGCAATCGACTATGCAGTAACGCTGTTTTCTGCAGACGACAACAAGAGTGATTTTCCTGATCGGCCTTGGACTGAAGACTGGGCCGCTTCTGAATAG